Proteins encoded within one genomic window of Raineyella fluvialis:
- a CDS encoding aldehyde dehydrogenase family protein: MLYLVPDAMSGWEDPSSTAMTILDPRDGAVVGTVESASRTEVHEAVRGARAACETWRRTAPAERGALLTRAAEAVEEHSHDLAVLNLRETGRPVEEAEGGIAAAAATLRQYAELGPLHRGHRLLGDYGAVDYSIAEPYGVAALFTPWNDPVAVAAGLIGAALVTGNTVLHKPSERCPHLGRLLGEILGPVFPEGVMTTVLGGPEVGELLAAHRGIGVVAHVGSTASGRDISQSAVVTGAHVIRENGGKDPLLVDAGVDPSWAASQAALGAFANSGQICTSVERIYVHREVADAFLSELAARARQLNQTRAMAPLVDRRLRRTVAAQVDAAIQGGARRLEGGRVPPGPGAHYPATVLADCTPTMEVMVEETFGPVAPVMVVDSFDDGLAAAATGRYGLASTVLTPDLTHAQRAAAELPVGTVKVNAVFGGAPGGSAQPRGDSGSGFGYGPELLDEFTRVKVVHWAEGMGG, translated from the coding sequence ATGCTGTATCTGGTCCCTGACGCCATGTCCGGGTGGGAGGATCCGTCATCCACGGCGATGACGATCCTGGACCCGCGCGACGGTGCCGTCGTCGGCACCGTCGAGTCGGCATCACGGACGGAGGTGCACGAAGCCGTGCGAGGGGCGCGGGCGGCCTGCGAGACGTGGCGACGGACGGCTCCCGCAGAGCGCGGGGCACTGCTGACCCGGGCCGCTGAGGCGGTCGAGGAGCACAGCCACGACCTCGCCGTCCTCAACCTCAGGGAGACGGGCCGTCCCGTCGAGGAGGCCGAGGGTGGCATCGCGGCCGCCGCCGCGACGCTGCGTCAGTACGCCGAACTGGGTCCCCTGCACCGAGGGCACCGCCTCCTCGGCGACTACGGCGCCGTCGACTACAGCATCGCCGAGCCGTACGGGGTCGCGGCGCTCTTCACCCCATGGAACGATCCCGTCGCAGTCGCCGCCGGACTGATCGGCGCCGCCCTGGTCACCGGCAACACCGTGCTGCACAAGCCGAGCGAGCGCTGCCCGCACCTCGGCCGCCTGCTGGGCGAGATCTTGGGACCGGTGTTCCCCGAGGGCGTGATGACGACAGTCCTCGGCGGCCCGGAGGTGGGGGAGCTGCTGGCAGCACACCGCGGAATCGGTGTCGTCGCCCATGTCGGGTCGACCGCCAGCGGCCGAGACATCAGCCAGTCTGCCGTCGTCACCGGAGCCCACGTGATCCGGGAGAACGGCGGCAAGGATCCGCTGCTCGTCGATGCCGGTGTCGATCCGTCCTGGGCCGCCTCGCAGGCTGCCCTGGGTGCCTTCGCGAACAGCGGCCAGATCTGCACGTCCGTGGAGAGGATCTACGTCCACCGGGAGGTGGCCGACGCCTTCCTGAGTGAACTCGCCGCGCGAGCCCGTCAGCTGAACCAGACCCGGGCGATGGCACCGCTGGTCGACCGGCGGCTCCGCCGCACAGTCGCCGCACAGGTGGACGCGGCCATCCAGGGTGGCGCCCGTCGCCTCGAGGGCGGTCGGGTGCCCCCAGGTCCGGGGGCGCATTACCCGGCGACGGTGCTGGCCGACTGCACCCCGACGATGGAGGTGATGGTGGAGGAGACGTTCGGTCCCGTGGCCCCGGTCATGGTGGTGGACAGCTTCGACGACGGACTCGCCGCGGCGGCCACCGGCAGGTACGGTCTGGCCTCAACGGTGCTCACCCCCGATCTGACGCATGCCCAGCGTGCCGCCGCTGAACTCCCGGTCGGGACGGTCAAGGTCAACGCCGTCTTCGGCGGGGCACCCGGAGGATCGGCCCAGCCCCGAGGCGACAGCGGGTCGGGATTCGGCTACGGCCCGGAGTTGCTCGATGAGTTCACCCGGGTCAAGGTCGTCCACTGGGCCGAGGGCATGGGCGGGTGA
- the rsfS gene encoding ribosome silencing factor, with product MTATDQSVHLATIAARAAADKLATNLVAFDVSEKLAITDIFLVATAANDRQVGAVVEAIEEALHRQNVKRTRIEGDREQRWVLVDFLDLVVHVMQPEERSLYSLERLWADCPRIALDVEETR from the coding sequence TTGACCGCCACCGACCAGTCCGTCCACCTCGCCACGATCGCCGCGCGGGCCGCCGCCGACAAACTCGCCACCAATCTGGTGGCGTTCGACGTGTCGGAGAAGTTGGCGATCACCGACATCTTCCTCGTCGCCACGGCGGCCAACGACCGTCAGGTCGGCGCCGTGGTCGAGGCGATCGAGGAGGCGCTGCATCGGCAGAACGTGAAGCGGACCCGGATCGAGGGCGACCGGGAGCAGCGTTGGGTCCTGGTCGACTTCCTCGACCTGGTCGTCCACGTGATGCAGCCCGAGGAGCGGTCGCTCTACTCGCTGGAGCGGCTCTGGGCCGACTGCCCACGGATCGCGCTGGACGTCGAGGAAACGCGGTGA
- a CDS encoding VOC family protein: MQKIVPCLWFDHAAEEAVTFYTSVFPDARIVNLMRYPTEDLPDFQKDYAGQVLTVEFELAGQPFTAINAGSEFPFTPAISFFVGFDTGKDPRAREQLDALWGHWPTAARC; encoded by the coding sequence GTGCAGAAGATCGTCCCCTGTCTGTGGTTCGACCATGCGGCCGAGGAGGCCGTCACCTTCTATACCTCTGTTTTCCCCGACGCCCGCATCGTCAACCTGATGCGCTACCCGACGGAGGACCTCCCCGATTTCCAGAAGGACTACGCCGGCCAGGTACTGACCGTCGAGTTCGAACTGGCGGGCCAGCCCTTCACGGCGATCAACGCCGGGTCGGAGTTCCCCTTCACGCCCGCCATCTCGTTCTTCGTCGGCTTCGACACCGGCAAGGACCCCCGGGCACGAGAGCAGCTGGACGCCCTCTGGGGGCACTGGCCGACGGCGGCGAGGTGCTGA
- the gabT gene encoding 4-aminobutyrate--2-oxoglutarate transaminase, translating to MTNITQQRKIVTEVPGPRSRELHARTTRAVSAGVGIGFAAYIERAGGGLLTDVDGNELIDLGAGIAVTTVGNAAPRVVQRVQQQVADFTHTCFMVNPYEEYVDVCEALNELTPGDHEKRSALFNSGAEAVENAVKVARSYTGRDAVIAFDHAYHGRTNLTMALTAKSQPYKQGFGPFAGEIYRAPMAYPYRWAGGPEACAEEAFSTFVAQVHTQVGEQNVAAVVLEPIQGEGGFIVPPPGFLGALAEWCTRNGIVFVADEVQTGFCRTGDWFACDHEDIVPDIITTAKGIAGGLPLSAVTGRAEIMDGVQSGGLGGTYGGNPIACAAALGAIETMREDDLVGRAREIGDILSLRLGELAERFPVVGEARGRGAMQAIELIAGGDDHSPNAALTKAVSAYAQTEGVVTLTCGTYGNVIRFLPPLDITDDLLHEGLDVVAAGLEKLA from the coding sequence ATGACCAACATCACCCAGCAACGAAAGATCGTCACCGAGGTCCCCGGGCCCCGTTCGCGTGAGCTCCATGCTCGGACCACGCGTGCGGTGAGCGCCGGTGTGGGAATCGGTTTCGCGGCCTACATCGAACGGGCCGGCGGCGGGCTCCTGACCGATGTCGACGGCAACGAACTCATCGACCTGGGGGCCGGAATCGCCGTCACCACGGTCGGCAACGCGGCCCCGCGCGTCGTACAGCGGGTCCAGCAGCAGGTCGCGGACTTCACCCACACCTGCTTCATGGTGAACCCGTACGAGGAGTACGTGGACGTCTGTGAAGCGCTCAACGAGCTCACCCCCGGCGACCACGAGAAGCGCTCCGCTCTGTTCAACTCCGGCGCCGAAGCCGTCGAGAACGCTGTCAAGGTCGCGCGCTCCTACACCGGACGCGACGCTGTCATCGCGTTCGACCACGCCTACCACGGCCGGACCAACCTCACGATGGCTCTGACCGCGAAGAGCCAGCCGTACAAGCAGGGCTTCGGGCCGTTCGCCGGGGAGATCTACCGCGCACCCATGGCCTACCCCTACCGTTGGGCCGGCGGCCCCGAGGCGTGCGCGGAGGAGGCCTTCTCCACCTTCGTCGCGCAGGTGCACACCCAGGTGGGTGAGCAGAACGTCGCCGCGGTGGTCCTCGAGCCCATCCAGGGCGAGGGAGGCTTCATCGTGCCGCCGCCCGGCTTCCTCGGCGCGCTGGCCGAGTGGTGCACCAGGAACGGCATCGTCTTCGTGGCCGATGAGGTCCAGACCGGCTTCTGCCGCACCGGCGACTGGTTCGCCTGTGACCACGAGGACATCGTCCCCGACATCATCACCACCGCGAAGGGAATCGCCGGCGGCCTGCCGCTCTCGGCGGTCACCGGTCGAGCCGAGATCATGGACGGCGTCCAGTCCGGCGGGCTGGGCGGAACGTACGGTGGCAACCCGATCGCCTGCGCCGCCGCCCTCGGCGCGATCGAGACCATGCGTGAGGACGACCTGGTCGGCCGGGCCCGCGAGATCGGCGACATCCTCAGCCTGCGCCTGGGTGAGCTGGCGGAGCGGTTCCCGGTCGTCGGTGAAGCGCGGGGACGCGGCGCGATGCAGGCGATCGAGCTGATCGCCGGTGGCGACGACCACAGCCCGAACGCCGCCCTGACCAAGGCCGTCAGCGCATACGCCCAGACCGAGGGGGTCGTGACGCTCACCTGCGGCACGTACGGCAACGTCATCCGCTTCCTGCCGCCGCTGGACATCACCGACGATCTCCTCCACGAGGGCCTCGACGTCGTCGCCGCCGGTCTGGAGAAGCTCGCATGA
- a CDS encoding histidine phosphatase family protein, producing the protein MTAARLIIWRHGETDWNVTGRFQGHHDIPLNAVGEQQARTAAPFLAEWGPTSIVSSDLSRAKGTAQALAELTDLPITLDERLREINVGDWVGRTIQEIVDEDPEIGERMRNGEDVRRSATGETGAEMGERIAAALGDIAEEAEDGETVVVVTHGMAARIGTVSFVGGSFFDTRLFGGIRNCAWIVMDPGRDGVWRIRQYNVHV; encoded by the coding sequence GTGACCGCCGCTCGGCTGATCATCTGGCGCCACGGCGAGACGGACTGGAACGTCACCGGGCGCTTCCAGGGACACCACGACATCCCGCTGAATGCGGTGGGGGAGCAGCAGGCCCGGACGGCGGCGCCGTTCCTGGCCGAATGGGGGCCGACCTCGATCGTCTCCTCCGACCTGTCGCGGGCGAAGGGTACGGCGCAGGCCCTGGCCGAGCTGACCGACCTGCCGATCACCCTCGACGAGCGGCTCCGGGAGATCAACGTCGGCGACTGGGTCGGCCGTACGATCCAGGAGATCGTCGACGAGGACCCGGAGATCGGCGAGCGGATGCGCAACGGCGAGGACGTCCGGCGCTCCGCCACCGGTGAGACCGGCGCCGAGATGGGCGAGCGGATCGCGGCCGCTCTCGGCGACATCGCCGAGGAGGCTGAGGACGGCGAGACGGTCGTCGTCGTCACCCACGGCATGGCCGCCCGGATCGGGACGGTGTCCTTCGTCGGGGGGTCCTTCTTCGACACCAGGCTCTTCGGCGGCATCCGTAACTGCGCCTGGATCGTGATGGACCCCGGTCGCGACGGCGTGTGGCGGATCCGCCAGTACAACGTGCACGTCTGA
- a CDS encoding Na+/H+ antiporter NhaA, which translates to MARPVADRSRRLGFMHASGVHATIAGVLLGFTIPVLHHRRDRGPLAGPGLAEQIEHQLRPLSTGVAVPIFAFFSAGVALGGLQGLGSALRDPVTYAIVAALVVGKPLGILATTWVMTKVLRVRLDPTLRWVDLVGVGQLAGIGFTVSLLVAELSFAPGSTAHDHAKVAILSASVIAAALASITLIARNRRYRTIAVEAEAGQGLRI; encoded by the coding sequence ATGGCTCGTCCTGTTGCCGATCGGAGCCGTCGCCTGGGGTTCATGCACGCCTCGGGCGTACACGCGACTATCGCCGGGGTGCTGCTGGGCTTCACGATCCCCGTGCTGCACCATCGCCGCGACCGGGGGCCCCTCGCCGGTCCCGGTCTCGCCGAACAGATCGAGCACCAGCTCCGGCCACTGTCCACGGGCGTGGCCGTACCGATCTTCGCGTTCTTCTCCGCCGGTGTCGCGCTCGGCGGGCTCCAGGGTCTGGGCTCCGCCCTGCGCGACCCGGTGACGTACGCGATCGTGGCAGCCCTGGTGGTGGGCAAGCCCCTCGGTATCCTCGCCACGACCTGGGTGATGACCAAAGTGCTGCGCGTACGGCTCGACCCCACGCTGCGGTGGGTCGATCTGGTCGGGGTCGGCCAGCTGGCCGGTATCGGCTTCACGGTGTCCCTGTTGGTGGCCGAGCTCTCCTTCGCTCCTGGGAGCACGGCCCACGATCACGCCAAGGTCGCGATCCTCAGCGCCTCCGTGATCGCGGCCGCGCTGGCCTCGATCACACTCATCGCGCGCAACCGGCGCTACCGCACCATCGCTGTCGAGGCCGAGGCCGGGCAGGGGCTCAGGATCTGA
- a CDS encoding VOC family protein encodes MPLQEYPFSQYYGWVQDRFGLTWQLILGNPEGDWRPTIVPCLLFGNVAQNRAREALQFYGRVFPDSRPGQLVPYTEPAGPAEVGSVMFGDIELAGVWFAAMDSGAPQPFTFNEAVSFMVKCEDQAEIDTLWEHLSSVPEAEACGWCKDQFGVSWQIVPAHFDELLSRPNAYQHMMGMKKLVIDDF; translated from the coding sequence ATGCCGCTCCAGGAGTACCCGTTCAGCCAGTACTACGGATGGGTGCAGGACCGCTTCGGGCTGACCTGGCAGTTGATCCTCGGCAACCCCGAGGGAGACTGGCGCCCGACCATCGTTCCCTGCCTGTTGTTCGGCAACGTCGCGCAGAACCGGGCCCGCGAGGCACTGCAGTTCTACGGCAGGGTCTTCCCCGATTCCCGGCCCGGACAGCTGGTGCCGTACACCGAACCGGCGGGACCCGCCGAGGTGGGCTCGGTGATGTTCGGCGACATCGAGCTTGCCGGCGTCTGGTTCGCCGCGATGGACTCGGGAGCCCCGCAGCCGTTCACCTTCAACGAGGCGGTCTCGTTCATGGTGAAGTGCGAGGACCAGGCCGAGATCGACACCCTCTGGGAGCACCTGTCCAGCGTCCCCGAGGCGGAGGCGTGCGGCTGGTGCAAGGACCAGTTCGGAGTCAGCTGGCAGATCGTCCCCGCCCATTTCGACGAGCTCCTGAGCCGCCCCAACGCCTACCAGCACATGATGGGCATGAAGAAGCTGGTGATCGACGACTTCTGA
- a CDS encoding LysR family transcriptional regulator produces MEVGVDFTVLRYFVAAADGGSVTAGAQAVHVSQPSVSRQIQALERELRLTLFSRQGGRLQLTAAGRAFLPMARDLLAREEKARRAAGYLASGAMQDIAITTLGTTLTDVIAPFLVTFTPEDPMPSVRTVGLDRLFDAPSSTDLYIAAAAPPPWLESRPIAELPVFACVRADHPLSGRGAVELADLLDHELLVLDKDFPARRALDSAAELIRSAPRRTHRFFSPEVAMAVAAAGRGIAVVTDDPRFGLEALRILTPEGPLRIHLCGAWDPHHHARGQLESLCRRLETFCIDRYGEDVSPRH; encoded by the coding sequence ATGGAGGTGGGTGTGGACTTCACCGTTCTGAGGTACTTCGTGGCAGCCGCGGACGGCGGCAGCGTGACCGCGGGCGCACAGGCCGTGCACGTGAGTCAGCCGTCGGTCTCGCGCCAGATCCAGGCGTTGGAGCGGGAGCTGCGCCTGACGTTGTTCAGCCGCCAGGGTGGTCGGCTGCAGCTCACCGCGGCAGGACGCGCGTTCCTCCCGATGGCGCGGGACCTACTGGCCCGTGAGGAGAAGGCGCGCAGGGCGGCCGGATATCTCGCCAGCGGTGCCATGCAGGACATCGCGATCACCACCTTGGGGACGACGCTGACCGACGTCATCGCTCCGTTCCTGGTCACCTTCACGCCCGAGGACCCGATGCCGTCAGTACGCACCGTCGGCCTGGACAGGCTGTTCGACGCCCCGAGCAGCACCGACCTCTACATCGCCGCCGCGGCCCCACCGCCCTGGCTCGAGTCGCGCCCGATCGCGGAACTGCCGGTCTTCGCCTGCGTCCGCGCGGACCATCCCTTGTCAGGGCGGGGAGCTGTGGAGCTCGCCGATCTCCTGGATCACGAGTTGCTCGTCCTGGACAAGGACTTCCCGGCGCGCCGTGCGCTGGACTCGGCGGCGGAATTGATCCGCAGCGCCCCACGCCGGACCCACCGGTTCTTCAGCCCGGAGGTGGCGATGGCCGTCGCGGCCGCGGGGCGGGGAATCGCGGTGGTGACCGATGACCCGCGCTTCGGCCTCGAGGCCCTGCGGATCCTCACGCCCGAGGGGCCCTTGCGGATCCACCTGTGCGGCGCGTGGGATCCCCACCACCATGCGCGCGGGCAACTGGAGTCGCTGTGTCGTCGCCTCGAGACGTTCTGTATTGACCGGTACGGCGAGGACGTGTCCCCGCGCCACTGA
- a CDS encoding DNA alkylation repair protein, with amino-acid sequence MTDPLTLAHEVDAGLRAEARPERAASEKAYLKSHLRHYGTSVPAIRSTVRRTVGVEGLNHDDLRTLVAALWAMPVHECRVAAVELLASYVHLLSTDDVDLLERLLRESRTWALVDGLAANVVGPLVERAPGMGPVLDRWAVDADHWIRRAALLALLVPLRQGAGDFDRFGRYADAMLAEKEFFIRKAIGWVLRDTGRRRPDLVYAWLLPRASRASGVTVREAVKPLSDAQRAAILAARKPT; translated from the coding sequence GTGACCGATCCCCTGACGCTGGCGCACGAGGTCGACGCCGGCCTGCGAGCCGAGGCGCGGCCCGAGCGAGCTGCGTCGGAGAAGGCCTATCTCAAGAGCCACTTGCGGCACTACGGCACCTCGGTGCCGGCGATCCGCTCGACTGTACGCCGGACCGTGGGCGTTGAGGGTCTCAACCACGACGACCTGCGCACGCTCGTGGCGGCCCTGTGGGCGATGCCGGTGCACGAATGCCGGGTGGCCGCGGTTGAACTCCTGGCTTCCTACGTCCATCTGCTCTCCACCGACGACGTCGATCTTCTCGAGCGGCTTCTGCGGGAGAGCCGTACGTGGGCGCTCGTCGACGGTCTGGCGGCGAACGTGGTGGGGCCGCTGGTCGAGCGGGCCCCTGGAATGGGCCCCGTCCTGGACCGGTGGGCGGTGGACGCAGACCACTGGATCCGTCGGGCCGCGCTCCTGGCGCTACTGGTCCCGCTGCGCCAGGGCGCGGGGGACTTCGATCGCTTCGGCCGTTACGCCGATGCGATGCTGGCGGAGAAGGAGTTCTTCATCCGGAAGGCCATCGGCTGGGTGCTCCGCGACACCGGACGACGCCGCCCCGATCTGGTTTACGCGTGGCTACTGCCCCGCGCGTCGCGCGCCTCCGGGGTGACCGTACGTGAAGCGGTCAAGCCACTCAGTGACGCACAACGGGCGGCCATCCTGGCCGCCCGGAAACCCACCTGA
- a CDS encoding lytic transglycosylase domain-containing protein: MKLPRPDLGALRRGVARTGAALVLVLTGGAMPLAPAAVSTNLRPADGKASTTPASVVYFASPRWGVPWEVAPTGGFSVTSSPLGVGVSGSTMPAAGSAVAAGGTFSLADPLLPQVPSVLAQAYASAVRSAPASCHLPVTLLAAIGEVESGSVRGHGITADHRVVPGVYGPILDGNGFAAIPDTDHGVLDGDPVWDRAVGPMQFIPSTWRAYGVDGDGDGRADPQNVYDAAASTGRYLCVGGRDLSTDAGLRSAILSYNYSQSYLQTVLRWKATFERGGSTAVAAALPLVVAPSTPVMSGAPSPAASPSRTPTPSPTPSPSPTPSPAASPSRTPSPTPSPSPSPSPSPSPSPSPKSTPSVGPTPTTSPSLGPSASPSTTAVASHAPGPTATETSAAGTTPSVAAASCSPTPTPTPTPTPTPTPSPSPTPSPSPSPTPTPAPPTAGCP; the protein is encoded by the coding sequence ATGAAGCTTCCACGACCCGACCTCGGCGCCCTTCGCCGCGGCGTCGCCCGGACCGGCGCCGCGCTCGTTCTGGTGCTGACCGGTGGTGCGATGCCACTCGCGCCGGCGGCCGTGTCCACCAACCTCCGGCCTGCCGATGGTAAGGCGTCCACGACGCCGGCGTCGGTCGTGTACTTCGCGAGCCCGCGCTGGGGCGTCCCTTGGGAGGTCGCCCCGACGGGAGGCTTCTCGGTGACGTCGTCGCCGTTGGGTGTGGGAGTCTCCGGCTCGACGATGCCTGCCGCGGGCTCCGCGGTGGCTGCTGGTGGCACCTTTTCGTTGGCCGATCCGCTCCTGCCGCAGGTGCCGAGTGTCCTGGCGCAGGCGTACGCCTCGGCCGTCCGCTCGGCGCCGGCCTCCTGCCACCTGCCGGTGACCTTGCTGGCTGCGATCGGGGAGGTGGAGTCGGGCTCCGTTCGTGGGCACGGCATCACCGCGGACCATCGTGTCGTCCCGGGCGTCTATGGGCCGATCCTCGACGGGAACGGATTCGCGGCGATCCCTGACACCGACCATGGTGTCCTCGACGGCGACCCGGTGTGGGACCGTGCCGTGGGGCCGATGCAGTTCATCCCGTCGACCTGGCGCGCCTATGGGGTCGACGGTGACGGTGACGGGAGGGCCGACCCGCAGAACGTTTACGACGCCGCGGCCTCGACCGGTCGCTACCTCTGCGTGGGGGGCCGCGACCTGTCCACGGATGCCGGGCTCAGGTCGGCGATCCTCTCGTACAACTACTCGCAGTCCTACCTGCAGACCGTGTTGCGCTGGAAGGCGACCTTTGAGCGTGGGGGGTCGACGGCCGTTGCGGCCGCATTGCCCCTCGTCGTGGCACCCTCGACGCCCGTGATGTCGGGGGCGCCGTCACCCGCGGCGAGCCCCTCGCGTACGCCGACGCCTTCGCCCACGCCGAGCCCGAGCCCCACGCCGTCACCCGCGGCGAGCCCCTCGCGGACGCCTTCGCCCACGCCATCGCCGAGCCCGAGCCCGAGCCCGAGCCCGAGCCCGAGCCCGAGTCCCAAGTCAACTCCGAGCGTCGGTCCGACCCCGACGACCTCGCCGTCGCTCGGCCCGAGCGCGTCGCCGAGTACAACCGCCGTGGCTTCGCACGCACCGGGCCCCACGGCCACCGAGACGTCTGCCGCGGGGACGACGCCGAGTGTCGCGGCTGCCTCCTGCTCGCCAACCCCGACACCGACACCGACACCGACACCGACACCGACGCCCTCTCCGTCCCCGACACCGTCGCCCTCGCCGAGTCCGACCCCGACACCGGCGCCGCCGACTGCTGGATGCCCGTGA
- a CDS encoding glutamate-5-semialdehyde dehydrogenase: protein MEFRDQALAARDAAQVLAVTPTGVKNAALHAMADALLACTEAILAANAEDVRTAEANGTSASLIDRLRLTPERIGGMADGLRQMAGLADPVGDVVRGWTADNGLRIRQVRVPFGVIGIIYEARPNVTADAGGICLKSGNAALLRGSSSTYASNLAVVEALHQGLRAVGLPETAVQLVAGPREVTDVMMTARGLVDLLIPRGGAGLINHVVQGSTVPVIETGTGNCHLYVDVDADLDVAYAIMLNAKTQRPSVCNALETLLVHRDVADAFLPRALRGLDEAGVTVHGDERTARVSKAVVPVEEGDFEEEWLSLDLSVKVVHSLDEAISHIRRYTSGHSETIVTDSRTAADRFVAAVDAAAVLVNASSRFVDGGEFGFGAEIGISTQKLHARGPMALLEMTSTKYVVEGNGQVRA, encoded by the coding sequence ATGGAGTTCCGTGACCAGGCCCTTGCCGCTCGTGACGCCGCCCAGGTGCTCGCCGTGACCCCGACCGGGGTGAAGAACGCCGCCCTGCACGCGATGGCGGATGCCCTGCTGGCCTGCACCGAAGCGATCCTGGCCGCCAATGCCGAGGATGTCCGTACGGCTGAGGCCAACGGCACCTCGGCCTCGCTGATCGACCGACTCCGGCTCACCCCGGAGCGGATCGGCGGGATGGCCGACGGACTGCGCCAGATGGCGGGTCTGGCCGACCCGGTCGGTGACGTCGTCCGCGGCTGGACCGCTGACAACGGACTGCGGATCCGCCAGGTGCGGGTGCCGTTCGGCGTCATCGGCATCATCTACGAGGCGCGTCCCAACGTCACCGCGGACGCCGGCGGCATCTGCCTGAAGTCCGGCAACGCCGCCCTGCTGCGCGGTTCGTCGTCGACGTACGCCTCCAACCTGGCGGTCGTCGAGGCGCTGCACCAGGGCCTTCGTGCGGTCGGCCTGCCGGAGACGGCCGTCCAGCTGGTCGCCGGGCCCCGCGAGGTCACCGATGTGATGATGACCGCCCGCGGTCTGGTCGACCTGTTGATTCCTCGCGGTGGGGCGGGCCTGATCAACCACGTCGTGCAGGGGTCCACCGTGCCCGTCATCGAGACCGGCACCGGCAACTGTCACCTGTACGTGGACGTGGACGCCGATCTGGACGTCGCCTACGCGATCATGCTGAACGCCAAGACCCAGCGGCCCAGCGTCTGCAACGCGCTGGAGACGCTGCTCGTCCACCGTGACGTGGCCGACGCCTTCCTGCCGCGGGCGCTGCGGGGACTGGATGAGGCCGGCGTCACCGTCCACGGCGACGAACGGACGGCGCGCGTGAGCAAGGCTGTCGTTCCGGTGGAGGAGGGTGACTTCGAGGAGGAGTGGCTGTCCCTGGACCTGTCGGTGAAGGTGGTCCATTCGCTGGACGAGGCGATCAGTCACATCCGCCGCTACACCTCCGGGCACTCCGAGACGATCGTCACCGACTCTCGGACCGCGGCGGACCGTTTCGTCGCTGCCGTCGACGCGGCGGCCGTGCTGGTCAACGCGAGCAGCCGTTTCGTCGACGGCGGGGAGTTCGGCTTCGGCGCCGAGATCGGCATCTCGACCCAGAAGCTGCACGCCCGCGGTCCGATGGCGCTGCTGGAGATGACCTCCACGAAGTACGTGGTGGAGGGCAACGGGCAGGTCCGCGCCTGA
- a CDS encoding alpha/beta fold hydrolase has product MSRVEVNGTTLYYEGAGSGPAMLFIHGMAGFAGVWADQQARLSDAFHSVAYDRRGHTRSPKPADSPAESVELHADDAAALIRALELAPVILVGSSGGARICLDILRRYPELVRGAVLSEPPVFALSPAIGEAFMARVKPAVGQALGSDDPSSALDAFFGIIDPPFWSSAPEERKAMYRQNLPAMMADLQMPTYQLSTDDLARIDRPCLVLSGSESLSWFHDIAAIVAGAIPGARLQTLEGAGHATYATRPAEFERAVRDFARSLGDASAPTAERSGAPT; this is encoded by the coding sequence ATGAGCAGGGTCGAGGTCAACGGCACCACTCTGTACTACGAGGGGGCGGGCAGCGGACCGGCAATGCTCTTCATCCACGGGATGGCGGGATTTGCGGGAGTGTGGGCGGACCAGCAGGCCAGGTTGAGCGATGCGTTCCACTCCGTGGCGTACGACCGACGTGGCCACACCCGCAGCCCCAAGCCCGCCGACTCCCCCGCCGAGTCGGTCGAGCTGCACGCCGATGACGCGGCCGCTCTGATCCGAGCCCTTGAACTGGCACCGGTGATCCTGGTCGGCTCGAGCGGCGGGGCGCGGATCTGCCTCGACATCCTGCGCCGCTACCCCGAACTCGTCCGTGGCGCCGTGCTCTCCGAACCGCCGGTGTTCGCCCTCTCCCCCGCCATCGGCGAAGCGTTCATGGCACGGGTCAAGCCCGCCGTCGGCCAGGCATTGGGCAGCGACGACCCCAGCTCGGCGCTCGATGCCTTCTTCGGCATCATCGACCCACCCTTCTGGTCCTCCGCCCCCGAGGAACGCAAGGCGATGTACCGCCAGAACCTCCCGGCGATGATGGCCGATCTGCAGATGCCCACCTATCAGCTCAGCACGGACGACCTGGCCCGGATCGACCGTCCCTGCCTGGTGCTCTCCGGCTCGGAGAGCCTCTCCTGGTTCCACGACATTGCCGCCATCGTCGCGGGCGCCATCCCCGGCGCCCGCTTGCAGACCCTCGAAGGAGCGGGTCACGCGACGTATGCCACCCGGCCCGCAGAGTTCGAGCGAGCTGTCCGTGACTTCGCTCGATCTCTCGGTGACGCATCCGCCCCCACCGCGGAACGCAGTGGGGCGCCTACCTGA